A part of Lycium ferocissimum isolate CSIRO_LF1 unplaced genomic scaffold, AGI_CSIRO_Lferr_CH_V1 ctg15464, whole genome shotgun sequence genomic DNA contains:
- the LOC132042463 gene encoding uncharacterized protein LOC132042463 produces the protein MKMDLAVQTFDSKLVKYWEYVKCCGRQVRSPIKTWEDMKRILRSQYPKPHVRRNESLRGTSFERTPCLKERTAATTIPSIGQRSLHEHQGKITYPYTPTSSYDFNVKSSMKVSLPCVKPNASLPCIGNAIIESVPTLVDPIDDRIDPSCKVDLCPPSVDTCALNDSALLNEGAQTLVDPLDDQIDSSCKIDLCPPSVDTCELIGSTMSCGHHVSNSCEFDILPTRVEACIDQLACNDNSLLEDLCDVFNVPLVSDDVDIVGQLKECDISPLFVSCQNESLDRTLVSSDKTPICSGDVCHVDSHVSKNALKDDIGSFESEMICFDSSLFMDYSLVKDNVLFEDDMTIARDKPSGVIGNVERLVSFGDYNVICNPLWDEDTLSHDGDLPLRNYDPFVGKESVTKEGNSCLELANSSFHVQLHSSPLDNLVLEPYGEVTLGSDIDEEVILRDTFLYYFASYVGEGSYDLADCVLDHTRWMFVPFEPGDTLCDLRALSWGSPCLKNESVLVWTLCYMSNRTNVELHTSYFESIGFITLSLCHEPWRNQLLDTSCVQMLVMIVIDVWLYHKFVHPWHEYVIIALCANPQSLRSMFSYVFPWVLLGSDSRTNPFEKGG, from the exons atgaagatggacttagccgttcaaacttttgactcaaagcttgtcaaatattgggagtatgtgaaatgttgtgggagacaagtgaggagtcccatcaagacttgggaggacatgaaaaggatattgagaaGCCAATATCCCAAGCCACATGTGAGAAGAAATGAATCTTTGAGGGGTACCTCTTTTGAGAGAACCCCATGCTTGAAGGAAAGGACGGCGGCCACAACCATTCCTTCCATTGGTCAAAGGAGCTTGcatgaacaccaaggtaagatcacttatccttatactcctacatcttcgtatgattttaatgtcaagtcaagtatgaaagtTAGTTTACCTTGCGTTAAGCCTAATGCTTCTTTGCCGTGTATTGGTAATGCCATTATTGAAAGTGTccccacactagttgatcctattgatgaccgaattgatccttcttgtaaggttgatttgtgtccacctagtgttgacacttgtgctttgaatgatagtgcattattgaatgaaggtgctcaaacactagttgatcctttagatgaccaaattgattcttcttgtaagatcgatttgtgtccacctagtgttgacacttgtgaattgattggtaGTACAATGTCATGTGGTCATCATGTTAGTAATTCTTGCGAGTTTGACATACTACCAACTCGCGTTGAAGCTTGtattgatcaacttgcttgtaatgataattcactacttgaggatctttgtgatgtgtttaatgtacctctagttagtgatgatgttgatatagttggtcaattgaaagaatgtgacatctcacccttgtttgtttcatgtcaaaatgagtCTCTTGATCGTACTTTAGTGTCAAGTGATAAGACTCCAATTTGTAGTGGTGATGtgtgtcatgtagatagtcatgtgagcaaaaatgcattgaaagatgacattggttcttttgagagtgaaatgatatgctttgactcctcattgttcatggattactctcttgtaaaggataatgttttatttgaggatgacatgactattgcGAGGGATAAACCTAGTGGGGTGATTGGTAATGTTGAACGTTTAGTTTCCTTTGGAGACTATAATGTGATATGTAACCCACTATGGGATGAAGACACTCTTTCCCATGATGGAGATCTTCCTTTGAGGAATTATGATCCATTTGTGGGGAAGGAAAGTGTTACAAAGGAAGGTAATTCTTGTCTAGAACTTGcaaattcttcctttcatgttcaacttcatagTAGCCCCTTggataatcttgtccttgaaccgTATGGTGAGGTTACATTGGGGAGTGATATTGATGAGGAAGTTATTTTACGtgatacctttctttattactt TGCATCTTATGTGGgagaaggctcttatgatctagcCGATTGTGTTCTTGACCATACTAGATGGATGTTCGTCCCCTTTGAACCGGGTGACACCTTgtgtgatttgagagcactatCTTGGGGGAGTCCTTGTTTGAAAAATGAGAGTGTTCTTGTTTGGACATTATGCTACATGTCAAATAGAACCAATGTCGAGTTGCATACTTCATATTTTGAATCCATTGGTTTTATTACTCTATCCTTATGTCATGAACCTTGGaggaatcaacttcttgatacctcATGTGTGCAAATGTTAGTCATGATTGTCATagatgtgtggttgtaccacaagtttgttcatccttggcatgaatatgtgattattgcgttgtgtgctaaccctcaatccttgaggagtatgttttcgtatgtcttcccttgggtcttgctaggttcggattcgaggacgaatccttttgaaaAGGGAGGATGA